GGGAGGATCGAATGTTTGAATTAGAAGAAAATATCAATATCGGTGCAAACATTAAAGTCGTAGGTGTCGGTGGAGGCGGAAGCAACGCGGTTTCCACAATGATCGAATCTGGCATGGGCGGCGTAGAGTTCATTGTTGCGAATACAGACATCCAAGCTTTGAACGCAAATAAGGCATCTAACAAAATTCAATTGGGCCTTGATTTGACAAAAGGTTTGGGCGCAGGCGCGAATCCAGATGTGGGTCGCAGAGCCGCGATTGAATCATATAATGAGATTGTTGAGAAATTGGAAGGCGCGGACATGGTGTTCGTCACTGCGGGTATGGGTGGCGGAACAGGTACGGGTGGCGCTCCGATTGTTGCGAAGATTGCGCGCGAACTTGGCGCTTTAACAATTGGTGTAGTCACTAAGCCCTTCCTGTTTGAAGGTAAAAAGCGCGGCAAACACGCTGAAGGCGGTTTGTCTGAGCTTAAAGACAATGTTGATACATTGATCGTAATCCCGAACCAAAAACTTCTTTCTGTGGCGGCAGAGAAAACTCCTCTTCTTGAGACATTCAAAAAAGCGGACGAAGTTCTTTTGCAAGCCGTAAAAGGGATTTCAGACCTTATCAACATCCGCGGTTTGATCAACTTGGACTTCGCGGATATCCGCACAGTGATGTCTTCTAAAGGTATCGCTATCATGGGTACTGGTTCTGCAAAAGGTGACAACCGCGCAGTGGAAGCAGCAACAGCAGCGATTTCTTCTCCTCTTCTTGAGAATGTAAAAATCGATGGTGCAACTGGCATCATTATCAACGTGACTGCAAGCTCTAGCTTGTCATTGTACGAAGTGAACGAAGCGACAACTTTGATCACGGAAGCGGCTCATGAAGATGCGGAAATCATCTTTGGTGCAGTTATCGACG
This region of Bdellovibrio sp. 22V genomic DNA includes:
- the ftsZ gene encoding cell division protein FtsZ, translating into MFELEENINIGANIKVVGVGGGGSNAVSTMIESGMGGVEFIVANTDIQALNANKASNKIQLGLDLTKGLGAGANPDVGRRAAIESYNEIVEKLEGADMVFVTAGMGGGTGTGGAPIVAKIARELGALTIGVVTKPFLFEGKKRGKHAEGGLSELKDNVDTLIVIPNQKLLSVAAEKTPLLETFKKADEVLLQAVKGISDLINIRGLINLDFADIRTVMSSKGIAIMGTGSAKGDNRAVEAATAAISSPLLENVKIDGATGIIINVTASSSLSLYEVNEATTLITEAAHEDAEIIFGAVIDDNMGDEVRVTVIATGFDSHDVKLVNDMAQVNQMQNFLNQQNAMQFGQMNMQGMQMPQMPQMPSMPQMPTMPQMPQFPQMPVMPTMPQMPQMAPVELPPISAVQSQVMNFTQPSQQEVPQVTETVVVPPVAPVAPQVAQQAAQNMMPQAPVQQTEVATPIQPQVEAAVSPRDMLLAKARAFKESQDLKSRHNNPEQLSMNVDHEQQSLEEARRMAREVLSSPFSSQNLEVPAFIRKKQGFDLNKE